One part of the Sporosarcina ureae genome encodes these proteins:
- a CDS encoding PH domain-containing protein, translating to MSEQRYKLHWITAVVETAKTLKDLIGPFIILVFVNGFKGESTAPWYIQYWTLLLFGVLIVFTLVSGIVKWRRFDYWFEDQELRIVSGLFVRKKRYIPFDRIQSLDYTEGIFHRPFQLVKVKIETAGSSSGKDAEAELTAITKEAAEQIEREIQTVHQPAPVIFSMTTGDLLMLATTSGGIGVILSGALVFLSQIEELIPYDWLFGELESFIRIGVFVITILIVLGFLIVWLLSVAMTFLANYDFKVMLEKDDLIITRGLLEKKRVTVPLKRVQNITIAENPLRQLFGYGAVIINSAGGVGEGSRIKLFPLAKRKRIIEPLQELFPNIDFSEPKEKIGSRGKRFYYRFKLLVTLIPIAIVSYNFFPYGLLTLLLLPLVGLLGIWQYNTAAYTILPKQLTMRFRAISRQTVFTEKNRIQSMEVDQNYFHRRKRVATITANVKSGMTLDAPAIRHMPQEDAEKFLSWYEYHPEIPETQTEPDN from the coding sequence ATGTCTGAACAACGCTATAAACTTCATTGGATCACAGCTGTCGTCGAGACTGCGAAAACACTGAAAGATTTAATTGGTCCATTCATTATTTTAGTCTTTGTGAATGGCTTCAAAGGAGAAAGTACAGCGCCTTGGTATATCCAATATTGGACGTTACTCCTATTCGGTGTATTAATCGTATTTACGCTCGTATCAGGTATTGTGAAATGGCGTCGCTTCGACTATTGGTTCGAGGACCAAGAACTGCGCATCGTATCGGGTTTGTTTGTCAGGAAAAAGCGTTATATCCCTTTTGACCGCATTCAAAGCTTAGATTACACAGAAGGTATTTTTCACCGTCCATTTCAATTAGTAAAGGTTAAAATCGAAACGGCGGGGTCTTCTTCCGGTAAAGATGCTGAAGCGGAATTGACTGCGATCACGAAAGAGGCAGCCGAACAGATTGAACGTGAAATTCAAACTGTGCATCAACCAGCACCCGTGATTTTCTCTATGACGACAGGCGACTTGCTCATGCTTGCGACAACGTCAGGGGGCATTGGGGTTATTTTATCCGGTGCTCTCGTGTTTTTATCACAAATCGAAGAACTTATACCGTACGACTGGTTGTTTGGAGAGTTAGAATCGTTCATCCGTATTGGCGTCTTCGTCATCACGATTTTAATAGTACTCGGTTTTCTGATCGTTTGGCTACTATCCGTTGCGATGACATTCCTTGCGAATTATGATTTCAAAGTCATGCTTGAGAAAGATGATCTAATCATAACGAGAGGGTTGCTTGAGAAGAAACGAGTAACTGTTCCGTTGAAACGTGTACAAAATATTACTATAGCTGAAAATCCTTTACGCCAACTATTCGGCTATGGGGCGGTCATTATCAACAGTGCGGGAGGAGTAGGGGAAGGTTCACGAATCAAACTTTTTCCTTTAGCAAAACGAAAACGCATTATAGAACCGTTGCAGGAGCTGTTTCCAAATATAGACTTTAGTGAGCCAAAAGAGAAAATCGGAAGCAGGGGTAAGCGTTTTTATTACCGTTTTAAGTTACTCGTGACATTGATTCCAATAGCGATTGTCTCGTATAACTTTTTCCCGTATGGCTTGCTGACATTGTTGCTCTTACCGCTAGTTGGATTGCTTGGCATTTGGCAATACAATACAGCTGCATACACGATCTTGCCAAAGCAATTGACGATGCGTTTCCGCGCAATCAGTCGGCAGACGGTGTTCACTGAGAAGAATCGTATTCAGTCGATGGAAGTAGATCAGAACTATTTCCACCGGAGAAAAAGAGTCGCAACCATCACTGCCAATGTCAAATCTGGCATGACACTCGACGCTCCAGCGATTCGCCACATGCCACAGGAAGATGCGGAAAAGTTCCTGTCTTGGTATGAATATCATCCAGAAATTCCAGAAACACAAACAGAGCCAGACAACTAA
- a CDS encoding PH domain-containing protein encodes MRQQPSNQISRKGLTVWRLYGTIQSVIILVIAVGVGFLSYFFDWPVWIMIVVSVVVLLYAFLSIYLFPKIRWQRWRYEVREAEIELQHGLFIVNRTLIPMVRVQHVDTAEGPILRKYGLASITISTAATNHSIPALVTEEADELRNRISTFARVAKDDV; translated from the coding sequence GTGAGGCAACAACCTTCAAATCAAATCTCCAGAAAAGGGTTAACGGTATGGAGATTATATGGAACGATTCAAAGTGTTATTATACTGGTAATCGCAGTCGGCGTTGGTTTTTTATCGTATTTTTTTGATTGGCCCGTTTGGATTATGATTGTCGTTTCTGTAGTCGTACTATTATATGCATTTTTATCAATTTATTTATTTCCGAAAATACGTTGGCAACGCTGGCGTTACGAAGTGCGTGAAGCGGAGATAGAGCTACAACACGGTTTATTCATCGTCAATCGCACGCTTATACCGATGGTGCGTGTTCAGCACGTGGATACAGCAGAAGGGCCAATTCTACGCAAATATGGTCTAGCGTCCATCACGATTTCTACTGCAGCAACAAATCATTCCATTCCTGCATTGGTAACGGAAGAGGCGGATGAACTGCGCAATCGGATATCGACGTTTGCAAGGGTGGCGAAAGACGATGTCTGA